The Candidatus Binatia bacterium genomic interval GGCGTCGTACAGAGGCGACACCCCATAGGGGTTGGGCGGATTAATGTCGGCTCCGTGCTGGATCAGAAACAGCGCCGCCTCGGACGTAGGGTTCCGCTTGATAGCTGCGGACAGCGGCGTGTCGTATGGTGGTGTCACGGCATTGACATCCGCACCAGCGTCGACGAGGAGCTTCATCGTGCTCGTGTGTTCCGCCCAAATGGCCATGAAGAGAGGTGTTTGGCCCCTCGATCGTAGATTGACGTTGGCATGATGCGACAGGAGCAGCTGCACGACGGCATCATGGCCACTGGCTGCGGCATAATGCAGGGCGGTCTGACCTTCTGCGTCCGTTGCATTCACATCAGCTCCGTGGGCGAGGATGTGCCGCGCGCTTTCGACATCTCCGTCGCGGGCGGCTTCGTGCAGCGATTTCGGTCCCGCCCATGCCGCCGTGATCAACGACGCGGCAAGGCAGGTGAGCAGGACGAAGCCTCTAAATCGCACAGCAAGCAATCTCTAACGAAGCTCCCTAACGGTATGCCGGTGAGCTGCGGCGGGCAACCGGAGCGCCACGATCGAAGACGGACGTCATGCCCGCCGTCAGACC includes:
- a CDS encoding ankyrin repeat domain-containing protein, yielding MRFRGFVLLTCLAASLITAAWAGPKSLHEAARDGDVESARHILAHGADVNATDAEGQTALHYAAASGHDAVVQLLLSHHANVNLRSRGQTPLFMAIWAEHTSTMKLLVDAGADVNAVTPPYDTPLSAAIKRNPTSEAALFLIQHGADINPPNPYGVSPLYDAIVYKRRDMANVLLDRRADVNARTNYGETPLHWAA